TTCGTTTACTTTCCAGACCGGTGAGTTCGATAATTTCATTTGCTCGTTTCTCACCAAGTCGGAAGAAACTGGCAAACAAGCATAATGTTTCAAAGACAGTCAGTTTATCCGAGAAACGAGTCTCTTGTAATGATAGACCTATTATTGCCCGGAGTTCCTTTTCATTCTTATGCCAATTTTTACCCTGCAAGAGAATTTCTCCGGAGTCCGGCTTTTTTAATCCTTCCATCATCTCAACCATTGTTGTCTTTCCGGCTCCATTAGGTCCAAGCAAAGCTACAAATTTGCCGGGTTCTATTCCAAAAGAGATACCTCTAACGGCATGTACATCCTTAAATGACTTATATACGTCTTTTACTTCTATCTGATACATTATTCTAATTTATTTACCCTACCTATTTATTATTAAGTGATAAAAGTAATAACGAATTTTATCACTACAAAGTTTTGGTATTTGGTAATCTATTTTGATTATAGCTCTAAACACATCTTTATATCCATATTAAAATTAAAGGCGTATGTTGTTCATTAGTTTGTTATTGTATGTTTCTGTAAGAATATTTGAGAGATGCTGTATTTGTGATATTCAATACCGCTTTAGAAGACGCGATGAATAATCAAATTTTAATATCTAAAGAATATTATTAGAAAAATATTAGAGTCCTACTCTTTAATTCTAATATTTTTATAATTATCTGTTTGATATGTATTTATGTCGTAGTATCTACCTTTGCAGTATCAAAATTAGAAAACAATATTATAAAATCAAAAATAGTTTAAATCACAATTAAAAAATTAAAGAAATGAAAAGAATTTATTTGTTTATCGTAGGCTTTATATGTTTGGTAACAATACCGAAAGCGAATGCATGTACACGCGTCGTTTATACCGGAGATAATGGAATGGTAGTAACAGGTCGTACAATGGACTGGAAAACTGAAATGCATAGTAATATATGGGTTTTCCCTAGAGGGATGGAAAGAAGTGGGGAAACCGGAAGCAATTCTTTAAAATGGACCTCTAGATATGGTAGTGTAGTAACATCTGCTTTTGAAATAGCCAGTACGGATGGAATGAATGAGAAGGGTTTAGTTGCAAATTTGTTATGGTTGAATGAGTCTGTATATCCGGCATGGGATAAGAGCAAACCGGGACTAACCATAGCTGCTTGGGTACAATATATGCTCGATAACTTTGCTTCGGTTGATGAAGCTGTTTCTTTTGTAGGTAAAAATTCTTTTCAAGTAGTTTCTGATAAGATGCCTGATGGTTCGAGACTGGCAACATTACACCTTGCTATTTCTGATGCTACAGGCGATAGCGCTATTTTCGAATATATAGATGGAAAGCTCAATATCTACCATAGCAAGGACTATAATGTAATGACCAATTCTCCAACTTATGATAAACAGTTGGCCTTGAATGACTATTGGAAGTCTATTGGCGGATTGACTTTCCTTCCGGGTACTAATCGTGCTGCCGATCGTTTTGCGAGAGCTAGCTTCTATATCGATGCACTTCCCAAAATAGGAGATGAGAAATTAGCGGTAGCAAGCGTTTTCAGTGTTATTCGTAACGCCTCTGTTCCTTATGGAATTTCTACTCCTGATAGTCCTGAGATTTCTACAACACAATGGAGAACAGTATCGGATAGTAAGAATTTGACTTATTTCTTTGAATCGAGTTTGACTCCGAATACATTCTGGGTAAATCTTCAGGACATGAATTTA
The Dysgonomonas mossii genome window above contains:
- a CDS encoding ABC transporter ATP-binding protein, whose translation is MYQIEVKDVYKSFKDVHAVRGISFGIEPGKFVALLGPNGAGKTTMVEMMEGLKKPDSGEILLQGKNWHKNEKELRAIIGLSLQETRFSDKLTVFETLCLFASFFRLGEKRANEIIELTGLESKRKSMVGTLSGGQRQRLALGVALLNTPQILFLDEPTTGLDPHSRLDLWNILKELKDKGETTLILTTHYMEEAESLCDHIIIIDEGKILKEGKLEELLDENSRNLDELFINLTGKALRENGNIVL
- a CDS encoding linear amide C-N hydrolase, which translates into the protein MVVTGRTMDWKTEMHSNIWVFPRGMERSGETGSNSLKWTSRYGSVVTSAFEIASTDGMNEKGLVANLLWLNESVYPAWDKSKPGLTIAAWVQYMLDNFASVDEAVSFVGKNSFQVVSDKMPDGSRLATLHLAISDATGDSAIFEYIDGKLNIYHSKDYNVMTNSPTYDKQLALNDYWKSIGGLTFLPGTNRAADRFARASFYIDALPKIGDEKLAVASVFSVIRNASVPYGISTPDSPEISTTQWRTVSDSKNLTYFFESSLTPNTFWVNLQDMNLSKGAPVLKLSLANGETYNGNTINNFKVSQPFKFLGVND